Proteins encoded within one genomic window of Eurosta solidaginis isolate ZX-2024a chromosome 1, ASM4086904v1, whole genome shotgun sequence:
- the LOC137234423 gene encoding uncharacterized protein, producing the protein MEKHNALAKNSLQNTNNGRAKKKQLRSKLTDLLNSNGPPPVKVWTDYKYNTKRKLTQRMNSLKRPGGGPYDAISLNDTEERIIAVAKINEHLLGVPGATSHGSNTDRPCSSKQSDEVFINDCFTAIWSAYSSSSNDENKAPSDSPRENISSGSESDDEPPQTPRERKLTDPKMKIIEKEIDNQEKFQTEMLRLLKESNEIGQKKLQLMENQIES; encoded by the exons ATGGAAAAGCATAATGCGTTAGCTAAAAATAGCTTACAAAATACTAATAACGGCCGCGCGAAGAAAAAACAGCTAAGGAGCAAATTAACGGACCTGCTAAATAGTAACGGTCCTCCGCCTGTAAAG GTATGGACTGACTACAAATATAACACGAAACGCAAACTAACACAACGCATgaacagtttgaaaagaccgGGCGGTGGTCCATATGATGCTATTTCTTTAAACGACACGGAAGAACGTATAATTGCTGTAGCAAAAATAAATGAACATTTGTTAGGAGTTCCAGGCGCTACGTCACATGGAAGCAATACAGACCGTCCTTGCTCTTCTAAGCAGTCGGATGAAGTATTCATAAACGACTGCTTCACAGCAATTTGGAGCGCATATAGTTCCTCTAGCAACGACGAGAATAAAGCGCCAAGTGATTCGCCAAGAGAAAATATAAGTTCAGGATCAGAAAGCGACGACGAGCCACCACAAACCCCCAGAGAAAGAAAACTTACAGATccaaaaatgaaaattattgaaaaagaaaTAGATAATCAAGAAAAATTTCAAACTGAAATGTTAAGGCTCTTAAAAGAAAGCAACGAAATTGGACAAAAGAAGCTGCAGCTAATGGAAAACCAAATTGAAAGTTGA